One window of the Bos indicus isolate NIAB-ARS_2022 breed Sahiwal x Tharparkar chromosome 15, NIAB-ARS_B.indTharparkar_mat_pri_1.0, whole genome shotgun sequence genome contains the following:
- the LOC139187172 gene encoding RNA polymerase II subunit A C-terminal domain phosphatase SSU72 like protein 3-like, whose product MPSSPLRVAVVCMSNVNRSMEAHRVLSKNGFHVRSFGAGSHVRLPGGAHRPRVLYDFSTSYKKMHSDLSSKDQKRYKRNGVLHILKRNERIKPGPERFQECPDPFDVIFTCGQRAYNRVVADLCARDQETWQPVPVVNVDIDDTLEAASLGASIICELCQGLQQADDTQSRLAELLQAAKEKTGRSFLHTVCFY is encoded by the coding sequence atgccctcctccccactcaggGTGGCTGTGGTCTGCATGAGCAATGTCAACAGGAGCATGGAAGCCCACCGCGTCCTCAGCAAGAATGGGTTCCATGTCAGGTCTTTTGGAGCCGGATCCCACGTGAGGCTCCCAGGAGGGGCACACAGGCCACGTGTGCTGTACGACTTCTCCACGTCCTACAAGAAGATGCACAGCGACCTCTCCTCTAAAGACCAAAAGCGCTACAAAAGAAATGGAGTCTTACACatcctgaaaagaaatgagagaatcaAGCCTGGCCCAGAAAGGTTTCAAGAGTGCCCAGATCCCTTTGACGTCATCTTCACCTGTGGGCAGAGGGCCTATAACCGGGTGGTAGCCGACCTGTGTGCCAGGGATCAGGAGACCTGGCAGCCTGTGCCAGTCGTCAACGTGGACATAGACGACACCCTGGAGGCAGCCAGCCTTGGAGCCTCGATCATCTGTGAGCTCTGCCAGGGTCTCCAGCAGGCAGATGACACGCAAAGTCGTCTGGCCGAGCTGCTCCAGGCAGCGAAGGAGAAAACAGGACGGAGCTTTCTGCACACGGTCTGCTTCTACTGA
- the LOC139187171 gene encoding RNA polymerase II subunit A C-terminal domain phosphatase SSU72 like protein 3-like — MPSYPLSVAVVCMSNMNRSMEAHRILRRKGFRVRSFGAGSRVRLPGRARNLPVVYDFSTTYEEMRKDLVRKDRQRYNSNGILHILGRNERIKPRPERFQECRDRFDVIFTCEESVYDRVVEELWVREQETFQPVHVINVDMADNAEDATLGSLIICELCERLQQADNLEDSVVEVLLAAERKTGKSFLHTVCFY; from the coding sequence ATGCCCTCGTATCCGCTCAGTGTGGCTGTGGTCTGCATGAGCAACATGAACAGGAGCATGGAGGCCCATCGCATCCTCAGGAGGAAAGGATTCCGAGTCAGGTCCTTCGGAGCTGGATCTCGAGTCAGGCTCCCAGGAAGGGCACGCAACCTCCCCGTGGTTTACGATTTCTCCACCACCTATGAGGAGATGCGCAAGGACCTTGTGCGCAAAGACCGACAACGCTATAACAGCAACGGCATCTTACACATCTTGGGAAGAAACGAGAGAATCAAGCCTCGCCCGGAAAGATTTCAAGAGTGCCGAGATCGCTTTGACGTCATCTTCACCTGTGAGGAGAGCGTCTACGACAGGGTGGTGGAGGAGCTGTGGGTCCGAGAGCAGGAGACCTTCCAGCCTGTGCACGTGATCAACGTGGACATGGCCGACAACGCGGAGGACGCCACGCTTGGGTCTTTGATCATCTGTGAGCTCTGCGAACGCCTCCAGCAGGCAGACAACCTGGAGGACTCTGTGGTCGAGGTGCTCCTGGCAGCCGAGCGGAAAACTGGCAAGAGCTTTCTGCACACGGTCTGCTTCTACTAA